One stretch of Marinobacterium iners DNA includes these proteins:
- the rnk gene encoding nucleoside diphosphate kinase regulator yields the protein MAEMPGIKVSEKDVDQLEAMLERKEHRDNPALDGLRTELERADIVPLEQLPDDVVRMNSTVTFKVEESDKTFQRTLCYPHQMAGREDGISIVAPIGSALLGLEVGQTIDWRLPDGKHSHVRIIEVSHA from the coding sequence ATGGCTGAAATGCCCGGAATCAAGGTGTCCGAGAAGGACGTTGACCAACTGGAAGCCATGCTGGAGCGGAAAGAGCACCGGGACAATCCCGCACTGGATGGCTTGCGGACGGAGCTGGAGCGTGCCGACATTGTGCCGCTTGAACAGCTGCCGGATGATGTGGTGCGGATGAACTCCACCGTGACCTTCAAGGTGGAGGAAAGTGACAAAACATTCCAGCGTACGCTGTGCTACCCGCATCAGATGGCTGGCCGTGAAGACGGGATCTCAATTGTGGCGCCGATAGGGTCAGCGCTGCTGGGGCTGGAAGTGGGGCAGACCATCGACTGGCGCCTGCCGGATGGCAAACACAGCCACGTGCGTATTATCGAAGTCAGCCATGCATGA